Proteins encoded within one genomic window of Syntrophales bacterium:
- a CDS encoding type II toxin-antitoxin system RelE/ParE family toxin, translating to MKVQYKNKFLKELSKIPSKTRKDIEHFVFTEVPNSKSIFETGKIEKMKGYPFHYKTRFGAYRLGIRVVDDKLIFERVLHRKDIYRYFP from the coding sequence ATGAAAGTTCAATACAAGAATAAGTTTCTGAAAGAACTCTCAAAAATACCTTCTAAAACAAGAAAAGATATAGAGCACTTTGTATTCACTGAAGTGCCAAACTCAAAATCTATTTTTGAAACTGGAAAAATAGAAAAAATGAAAGGTTATCCCTTCCACTATAAAACTCGCTTCGGTGCATATAGATTAGGAATCAGGGTTGTTGATGATAAACTCATATTTGAAAGAGTTCTACACCGAAAAGATATTTATCGATATTTTCCATAA
- a CDS encoding DUF1778 domain-containing protein translates to MAALKKTERVSARVSTPVYETLSQAAKLTGATLNQFLVQSALEKAQAVIEHEQVINMTMRDASAFFEAIENPPAPNNKLKDAMKKYRKSFSNAENRST, encoded by the coding sequence ATGGCAGCACTTAAAAAAACTGAGCGTGTTTCCGCCCGGGTATCTACTCCCGTTTATGAAACACTATCACAGGCAGCCAAGCTTACAGGCGCTACACTGAACCAGTTCCTTGTCCAGTCAGCCCTTGAGAAAGCACAAGCGGTTATTGAACATGAACAAGTCATTAATATGACGATGCGGGACGCAAGCGCATTCTTTGAAGCGATTGAAAATCCACCGGCTCCCAACAACAAACTAAAAGACGCCATGAAAAAATACAGGAAATCGTTCTCAAATGCTGAAAATAGAAGTACTTAG
- a CDS encoding GNAT family N-acetyltransferase, which translates to MLKIEVLSQEHNRADFDCGTDELNQYLKHVARQHLNKGMSRTFVLIDDTKPTEILGFFTLASCEIRTDKLPRKYAKKYPFIAPAAKLARLSVIQKRQRQGLGTHMMINAIERIITVYENLGIIGFFVDAKNEDAKAYYAQFGFIPLPDTPLELFLPLETLRQAYETILGV; encoded by the coding sequence ATGCTGAAAATAGAAGTACTTAGTCAGGAACACAACAGAGCGGATTTCGATTGCGGCACAGATGAGCTAAACCAATATCTGAAACATGTTGCCCGGCAACACCTCAATAAAGGCATGTCCCGAACGTTTGTCCTTATTGATGATACCAAGCCAACTGAGATACTGGGATTTTTCACCTTAGCTTCCTGTGAGATCCGCACGGATAAGCTGCCTCGCAAGTACGCAAAGAAATACCCGTTTATCGCTCCCGCAGCAAAGCTTGCTCGTCTTTCAGTTATCCAGAAACGGCAACGCCAGGGTCTGGGAACCCACATGATGATCAATGCAATTGAGAGGATTATCACAGTTTACGAAAACCTGGGCATTATTGGTTTTTTTGTGGATGCCAAGAACGAAGATGCAAAAGCATATTACGCACAATTTGGATTTATACCGCTGCCAGACACTCCGTTAGAACTATTCCTCCCACTCGAAACACTCCGGCAGGCCTATGAAACGATTTTGGGGGTGTAA